In the Chloroflexota bacterium genome, one interval contains:
- the typA gene encoding translational GTPase TypA yields the protein MQRTDLRNIAIIAHVDHGKTTLVDAMLKQSRIFRENQQVAERVMDSNAIERERGITIMAKNTAVEYNGVRINIVDTPGHADFGGEVERVLNMVDGVLLLVDAVEGPMPQTKFVLRKALEQGHRAIVVVNKVDRPSARPNYAVNETFDLFIDLGATEEQAEFPIVYASGIAGTAGHDPHAMQDSLTPLFETILQYVPAPDVDVDGPPQLLVTSTMYDDYKGKIIIGRLNSGTIRKGQSVAHIAAGKDPKPAKVVQVFTHYGMERVEVEEITAGDIVAMTGINDAGIGDTIADKDNPVALPPIKVEEPTVQMTFGVNTSPFSGREGKLVTSRKIRERLYGETERDVALKVEDTDNADTFRVSGRGELHLAILIENMRREGYEFQVSKAEVIYKEIDGTRHEPYELVEIEVDSDYQGSVVELMGLRRGTMRDMSVSDSGSVQFVYHVPTRGLLGFRQQLLTATRGTGIMNSLFAGYQPYAGDVQTRQFGSLIAWEQGVTSSYGLSSAQERGQLFVGSGVDVYEGMIIGQHIRDEDLEVNACKKKQLTNMRSSGADDALRLDVPRNMSLDDCIEYLADDELLEVTPLHFRLRKRILNTDERRRDRKWAKNR from the coding sequence ATGCAACGAACTGATTTACGCAATATCGCAATTATTGCCCACGTTGACCACGGCAAGACGACCTTGGTTGATGCCATGTTGAAGCAAAGTCGGATTTTCCGTGAGAACCAACAAGTCGCTGAACGGGTGATGGACTCCAACGCCATCGAACGCGAACGTGGGATCACGATTATGGCCAAAAATACCGCTGTTGAATATAACGGCGTGCGGATTAATATTGTCGATACGCCAGGCCACGCCGATTTCGGTGGCGAGGTTGAGCGGGTTTTGAACATGGTCGATGGCGTGTTGCTGTTGGTCGATGCGGTTGAAGGCCCAATGCCCCAAACCAAGTTCGTGCTGCGCAAAGCTCTCGAACAAGGCCATCGCGCAATTGTTGTCGTCAATAAGGTCGATCGCCCTAGCGCTCGCCCCAATTATGCCGTCAACGAAACCTTCGATTTGTTTATCGATTTGGGCGCAACCGAAGAACAAGCCGAATTCCCGATTGTTTATGCCAGCGGGATTGCCGGCACGGCTGGTCACGATCCCCACGCGATGCAAGATTCGCTGACTCCACTATTTGAAACGATTTTGCAATATGTGCCCGCTCCTGATGTTGATGTCGATGGCCCGCCGCAATTGCTGGTCACTTCAACCATGTACGATGATTACAAAGGCAAAATCATCATTGGTCGCTTGAATAGCGGAACCATCCGCAAAGGCCAATCAGTTGCTCACATCGCCGCAGGCAAAGATCCCAAGCCCGCCAAAGTGGTGCAAGTATTCACCCACTATGGCATGGAACGGGTCGAAGTCGAGGAAATCACGGCTGGCGATATTGTCGCCATGACTGGGATTAACGATGCTGGGATTGGCGATACGATTGCCGATAAAGACAATCCAGTCGCCTTACCACCAATCAAGGTCGAAGAACCAACCGTTCAGATGACTTTCGGGGTCAATACCAGCCCCTTCAGCGGCCGCGAAGGCAAATTGGTCACCTCACGCAAAATTCGCGAACGCTTGTATGGCGAAACCGAGCGCGACGTGGCCTTGAAGGTCGAAGATACCGACAACGCCGATACCTTCCGCGTTAGTGGTCGCGGTGAGTTGCACTTGGCCATTTTGATCGAAAATATGCGGCGCGAAGGCTATGAGTTCCAAGTTTCTAAAGCCGAAGTGATTTATAAAGAGATTGATGGCACGCGCCACGAGCCATATGAATTGGTCGAAATCGAAGTTGATTCCGATTATCAAGGCTCAGTGGTCGAATTGATGGGCTTGCGCCGTGGCACCATGCGCGACATGAGTGTTAGCGATTCAGGTTCGGTGCAATTCGTCTATCACGTGCCAACCCGTGGTTTGTTGGGCTTCCGCCAACAATTGCTGACCGCAACTCGGGGCACAGGCATTATGAACAGCTTGTTTGCTGGCTATCAACCCTACGCTGGCGACGTGCAAACCCGCCAATTTGGCTCGTTGATTGCTTGGGAACAAGGTGTAACCAGCAGCTATGGCTTGTCGAGCGCCCAAGAACGCGGCCAATTATTTGTTGGCTCAGGGGTTGATGTGTACGAAGGCATGATCATTGGTCAACACATTCGTGATGAAGACCTTGAAGTCAATGCCTGTAAGAAAAAGCAACTGACCAATATGCGTTCATCAGGTGCCGACGATGCCTTGCGCCTCGACGTACCGCGCAACATGTCGCTCGACGATTGTATTGAATACCTTGCCGACGATGAATTGCTCGAAGTAACTCCGCTGCATTTCCGACTTCGCAAGCGTATCCTCAACACCGACGAACGCCGCCGCGATCGCAAATGGGCCAAAAATCGCTAA
- the secG gene encoding preprotein translocase subunit SecG has product MQTYLFSAEVVLGIALITLVLLQAKGNSASVLGGRNTSATYRTRRGVEKTLFNVTIVIASVLIILALVHPFLLTV; this is encoded by the coding sequence GTGCAAACGTATTTGTTTTCGGCAGAAGTTGTTTTGGGGATTGCTTTGATTACTTTGGTGCTTTTACAAGCCAAAGGCAATAGCGCGAGCGTTTTGGGTGGCCGCAACACCTCAGCCACCTATCGCACCCGCCGCGGCGTTGAAAAAACCCTCTTTAATGTAACGATTGTGATCGCCAGCGTGTTAATTATTTTAGCACTCGTGCATCCCTTCTTATTAACAGTATAA
- a CDS encoding peptide ABC transporter substrate-binding protein gives MVRRIRWQIGATLVCASLVLLLLAHLALATTAGGEAGVGGVYREALVGEVNDLNPLRGSAQTRAEADLSALLFEGLTRVEATGVVVPDLAENWQVSSNNLVYTMTLRTDVRWHDATPFSANDVIWTIDWIKSPQFNGDPSLKLAWQNIAVTALNPQTVRFNLPVAFAPFLNQLTVPILPAHLLRNATPDQWQAWNQQPVGTGSFRFGKRDSNLIELLANTDYRPNIPNSRPNLERLEFRLYSTMEAAHEALRRDLVDAFAYDVTEQGELPLPIGYRQVRAPLADYVVLTINLRRPPLDDLRVRQAIDYAVDPTTLITEVLQNRALPLNSPILPSSWAVAEGLTGYIDDAEQSRANGLLDQAGWQRDAEGWRRKAGQLLRFDLVSANSPERSAIAERIQAQLATVGISSSLQLVPSSNLQDTLSQHTFDLAIHGWSNLGSDPDVYELWHSSQVNAANFAGLEDPAIDDLLVRARQTTSQETRRELYAEFQAKWLALAPSVMLYQPLLEQQVGPSIEVLGLAPINQQAEVLYRHSDRFRRIANWYQVSTRQVLPNFRNEPQNERPR, from the coding sequence ATGGTTCGACGTATTCGTTGGCAAATTGGAGCCACGTTGGTTTGTGCTAGTCTGGTTTTGTTGTTGTTGGCGCATCTCGCGCTAGCAACAACAGCAGGCGGCGAAGCAGGCGTTGGCGGGGTCTATCGCGAGGCTTTGGTCGGCGAGGTCAATGATCTCAACCCATTGCGCGGTAGTGCCCAAACTCGCGCCGAGGCCGACTTAAGTGCACTGTTGTTTGAAGGCTTGACCCGCGTCGAGGCAACGGGCGTGGTCGTGCCCGATCTCGCCGAAAATTGGCAGGTCAGCAGCAATAATTTGGTCTATACCATGACTTTGCGCACCGATGTGCGCTGGCACGATGCCACACCTTTTTCTGCAAACGATGTGATCTGGACGATCGACTGGATCAAAAGCCCGCAATTTAATGGCGACCCCAGCCTTAAGTTGGCTTGGCAAAATATCGCTGTCACCGCGCTGAATCCGCAAACTGTGCGTTTCAATTTGCCAGTGGCTTTTGCGCCCTTCCTCAACCAACTAACTGTGCCAATTCTGCCCGCGCATCTGTTGCGCAATGCCACGCCCGACCAATGGCAAGCTTGGAATCAGCAACCAGTTGGTACTGGCAGTTTTCGCTTTGGCAAACGCGATAGCAATTTAATCGAGCTATTGGCCAACACCGATTATCGCCCGAATATTCCCAATAGTCGCCCCAATTTGGAGCGGCTGGAGTTTCGGCTTTACTCAACTATGGAAGCTGCACACGAAGCGCTGCGCCGTGATTTGGTCGATGCTTTCGCCTATGATGTGACTGAGCAAGGTGAATTACCCTTGCCAATCGGCTATCGCCAAGTGCGTGCGCCCTTGGCTGATTATGTGGTCTTGACGATTAATTTGCGTCGTCCGCCGCTTGATGATTTACGGGTGCGCCAAGCCATCGATTATGCAGTTGACCCAACCACGCTGATTACTGAAGTCTTGCAAAATCGCGCGTTGCCTTTGAATTCGCCAATTTTGCCTTCGTCGTGGGCGGTTGCTGAGGGTCTGACAGGCTACATTGATGACGCTGAGCAGAGTCGCGCCAATGGGTTGCTTGATCAAGCTGGTTGGCAGCGTGATGCTGAAGGGTGGCGACGTAAGGCTGGCCAATTGTTACGCTTCGATTTGGTTAGTGCCAATAGCCCCGAACGCAGCGCCATCGCCGAACGTATTCAAGCCCAACTAGCTACGGTCGGCATTTCAAGCAGTTTGCAATTGGTTCCGAGCAGCAATTTGCAAGATACACTGAGCCAACATACCTTCGATTTGGCAATTCATGGTTGGTCGAATTTAGGCAGCGACCCCGATGTTTACGAGTTATGGCATTCGTCGCAGGTCAACGCCGCCAACTTTGCTGGTCTCGAAGATCCAGCAATCGATGATTTGTTGGTGCGTGCTCGTCAAACCACCAGCCAAGAAACCCGCCGCGAATTGTATGCTGAGTTTCAGGCCAAATGGTTGGCCCTCGCGCCCTCGGTGATGCTCTATCAGCCGTTGTTGGAGCAGCAGGTTGGCCCATCGATCGAAGTGCTCGGTCTGGCTCCAATCAACCAACAAGCCGAAGTACTCTATCGGCATAGCGATCGCTTCCGACGGATCGCCAATTGGTACCAAGTATCTACCCGTCAAGTCTTGCCCAACTTCCGAAATGAACCACAAAACGAACGCCCACGCTAA
- a CDS encoding M3 family oligoendopeptidase, with product MTTQTLPHWDLSVVYPSLDSPEFAEGFQRIKQQVSDLKSLFDQAAIQRSENQVLDSATIATFESVTTAFNKTQDAMMTNFSYVMGFVATDTRDTLAQARFSEMQQLGMQLQQLGLRWVAWIGGLDIDQLIAQSSLAAEHAFILHKTKQEALHLMSPAEEVLAVELNLSGGSAWSKLHTVVSSQLNVPVTQAGETKHMPMSMVRNLAFDPNREVRRSAYEAELAGWKVVETPMAAAINSIKGQVNTLAGHRGWATALDEALADNNIDRQTLDAMLTAARETFPDFRRYLRAKARLVGSERLAWFDLFAPIGNDVSTWEYAESEAFILEHFGSYSQRLRDYAARAFDENWIDAEPRAGKRDGAFCMRLVGDQSRILSNYKPSFAGMRTLAHELGHGYHNLNLAETTPLQRQIPMTLAETASIFCETIVRNAALAKADAATQLAIIESSLQNSCQLVVDISSRFIFEQSLFEARQARELSVQEINDLMLKAQAETYGDGLDEQYYHPYMWAVKGHYYSPERSFYNYPYMFGLLFGLGLYAQYVATPDEFRAKYDDLLAASGKHDAATLAERFGIDIRTPDFWRASLATIKADIDRFVELSEQLLDTTAH from the coding sequence ATGACTACCCAAACTCTCCCACACTGGGATCTTTCAGTTGTCTACCCCAGCCTCGACTCGCCTGAATTTGCCGAAGGCTTTCAACGGATCAAGCAACAAGTGAGCGATCTCAAAAGCCTGTTTGATCAAGCTGCTATCCAACGTAGTGAAAACCAAGTGCTTGATTCGGCCACGATCGCGACCTTTGAAAGCGTAACTACTGCCTTCAATAAAACCCAAGATGCGATGATGACCAATTTTAGCTATGTGATGGGCTTTGTCGCCACCGACACCCGTGATACGCTAGCCCAAGCTCGGTTTAGCGAAATGCAGCAATTAGGCATGCAATTGCAACAATTGGGTTTGCGCTGGGTCGCTTGGATTGGTGGCTTGGATATTGATCAATTGATTGCTCAATCAAGTTTGGCCGCTGAGCATGCTTTTATTTTGCATAAAACCAAACAAGAAGCATTGCACCTGATGTCGCCTGCTGAAGAAGTCTTGGCAGTCGAACTCAATTTGAGCGGTGGTAGCGCTTGGAGCAAATTGCATACGGTGGTTAGCTCGCAGCTTAACGTGCCTGTCACCCAGGCTGGCGAAACCAAGCATATGCCAATGAGCATGGTGCGCAACTTGGCGTTTGATCCAAATCGTGAAGTTCGGCGCAGCGCTTACGAGGCCGAATTGGCTGGCTGGAAAGTGGTCGAAACGCCCATGGCAGCGGCAATCAACAGCATCAAAGGCCAAGTTAACACGTTGGCTGGCCATCGTGGTTGGGCTACAGCGTTGGATGAGGCACTGGCGGATAACAATATTGATCGCCAAACCCTCGATGCAATGTTAACCGCCGCCCGCGAAACCTTTCCAGATTTCCGACGCTACTTGCGGGCCAAAGCGCGGTTGGTGGGCAGCGAACGGTTGGCATGGTTCGATCTCTTTGCACCGATTGGCAACGATGTCAGCACTTGGGAATACGCTGAATCGGAAGCCTTTATTTTGGAGCATTTCGGCAGCTATTCACAACGCTTGCGTGATTATGCCGCCCGCGCCTTCGACGAAAACTGGATCGATGCTGAGCCACGGGCTGGCAAACGTGATGGAGCATTCTGTATGCGTTTGGTTGGCGATCAATCACGCATCCTGAGCAACTATAAGCCCTCGTTTGCTGGAATGCGCACCCTTGCACATGAGTTGGGTCACGGCTATCATAACCTTAACTTAGCCGAAACCACCCCATTGCAGCGCCAAATTCCGATGACCTTGGCTGAAACTGCCAGCATTTTCTGTGAAACGATTGTGCGCAACGCCGCCTTGGCTAAGGCTGATGCTGCCACCCAATTAGCGATCATCGAATCGTCATTGCAAAATAGCTGTCAGTTGGTCGTCGATATCAGCAGCCGCTTTATTTTCGAGCAAAGCCTGTTCGAAGCCCGTCAAGCGCGAGAGCTAAGCGTGCAGGAAATTAACGACCTGATGCTCAAGGCCCAAGCTGAAACCTATGGCGATGGCCTTGACGAACAGTATTATCATCCGTATATGTGGGCGGTCAAAGGTCATTACTACAGCCCTGAACGCTCATTTTACAATTATCCGTATATGTTTGGCTTGCTGTTTGGTTTGGGTTTATATGCCCAGTATGTGGCAACACCCGACGAGTTTCGGGCCAAATACGATGACTTATTGGCGGCTTCGGGCAAGCATGACGCAGCAACCTTGGCCGAACGCTTTGGGATTGATATTCGGACCCCCGATTTTTGGCGGGCAAGTTTGGCCACCATCAAGGCCGATATTGACCGTTTCGTTGAGCTAAGCGAGCAGTTGTTGGATACCACTGCCCACTAA
- a CDS encoding substrate-binding domain-containing protein gives MRRRFVLLVLLLVLVGCGGADAPKAKIIALLLPEQTTKRYETVDRPWFEREMNLLCNDCQVLYYNAQNNPTLQQQQAEEAIKAGARVLVLDPVDSVDARTIADHAAEQSIPVVAYDRLILNSPGVTAYISFDNQKIGELQAESLIAGLAARGLSNPKILLLHGSLSDNNASEYKRGAKKVFDPLVAAGKLTIIGEFDTPDWKPAEAQQYVERMLAAGDQIDGIYAANDGTAGGALVAVQAAKLEPLPLITGQDAELTAVQRIITGEQHMTVYKAIRPQAEAAAKIAHALMVGQPIPTNLVNNRTVANGIMNVPAILLNPVVVTKATVKDTIVSDNFWSPQQLCPVKLVPACEAVGIKP, from the coding sequence ATGCGACGCAGGTTTGTGCTATTGGTACTTTTACTGGTGCTGGTTGGATGTGGTGGTGCAGATGCGCCCAAGGCCAAAATTATTGCGCTGTTGTTGCCAGAGCAAACCACCAAACGCTATGAAACTGTGGATCGGCCATGGTTCGAGCGCGAGATGAATTTGCTCTGCAACGATTGTCAGGTGTTGTACTACAACGCCCAAAATAATCCAACCTTGCAACAACAGCAAGCCGAAGAGGCGATCAAGGCTGGGGCACGAGTTTTGGTGCTTGATCCAGTTGATTCGGTCGATGCTCGCACGATTGCCGATCATGCTGCTGAGCAATCGATTCCGGTTGTGGCCTATGATCGACTGATTCTTAATTCGCCTGGCGTTACTGCCTATATCTCGTTTGATAACCAAAAAATCGGCGAATTACAAGCCGAAAGCTTGATTGCCGGCCTTGCAGCGCGAGGCTTGAGTAATCCCAAAATTCTGCTGCTTCACGGCTCGCTCAGTGATAACAATGCCAGCGAGTACAAGCGTGGAGCCAAAAAGGTTTTTGATCCATTAGTGGCTGCTGGCAAATTGACGATTATTGGCGAGTTTGATACGCCCGATTGGAAGCCCGCCGAAGCCCAGCAATATGTTGAACGCATGTTGGCAGCTGGCGATCAGATCGACGGAATTTATGCGGCCAATGATGGGACTGCTGGCGGCGCACTAGTTGCTGTCCAAGCAGCCAAGCTTGAGCCATTGCCCTTGATTACTGGCCAAGATGCTGAACTCACCGCCGTGCAGCGGATCATCACTGGCGAGCAACATATGACGGTGTATAAGGCGATTCGGCCTCAAGCCGAGGCTGCTGCCAAAATCGCTCATGCCTTGATGGTTGGTCAGCCAATTCCAACCAACTTGGTCAATAATCGCACGGTGGCGAACGGAATTATGAATGTTCCGGCGATTTTGCTCAATCCAGTGGTGGTTACCAAAGCCACGGTCAAAGATACAATCGTGAGCGACAATTTTTGGTCGCCGCAACAGCTTTGTCCGGTCAAATTAGTACCCGCTTGTGAAGCAGTAGGCATCAAGCCCTAA
- a CDS encoding ribonuclease N produces MPTAKSTTRPRPSPTVAPTARATRTPERDSAGLRYVAFGDLPIQAQETIELIEQGGPFPYSKDGAVFNNREQILPSKPRGYYREYTVETPGSADRGARRIVAGDNGELYYTDDHYASFRRVRQ; encoded by the coding sequence ATACCGACCGCCAAATCAACCACGCGACCACGGCCAAGCCCGACCGTTGCGCCAACCGCCCGCGCTACGCGCACGCCTGAGCGCGATTCGGCTGGTTTGCGCTATGTGGCGTTTGGCGATTTGCCAATTCAAGCTCAAGAAACAATCGAATTAATCGAGCAGGGCGGGCCGTTTCCCTATAGCAAAGATGGGGCAGTTTTCAACAATCGTGAGCAAATTTTGCCGAGCAAACCACGCGGCTACTATCGCGAATATACGGTCGAAACGCCTGGCTCAGCCGATCGTGGGGCACGCCGCATTGTGGCTGGCGATAATGGCGAGTTGTATTACACCGATGATCATTATGCAAGTTTTCGGAGAGTACGCCAATGA
- a CDS encoding barstar family protein, with protein sequence MKLNNLARDPAQSGLYRVQASHIARLLMGVQHHQLQIIELDGREISSKADLLHACGQALQFPSYVSHNWDALEEALNDLSWLETTGLIIIFYEADQLCRHDHGAWQIFCEIAQSCVEQWRSQGQVWSIWFSGLEYSQPELLDLAEVLDEPNLQA encoded by the coding sequence ATGAAATTGAATAATCTAGCTCGTGATCCCGCTCAATCGGGTTTGTATCGGGTGCAAGCCTCGCATATTGCCCGTTTGTTGATGGGAGTGCAACACCATCAACTCCAAATTATTGAGCTTGATGGCCGCGAAATTAGCAGCAAGGCTGATTTGCTGCATGCTTGTGGTCAGGCCTTGCAGTTCCCCAGCTATGTTAGCCACAATTGGGATGCGCTCGAAGAAGCGTTAAACGATTTAAGTTGGTTGGAAACAACAGGTCTGATTATTATTTTCTATGAGGCCGATCAATTGTGCCGCCATGATCACGGCGCTTGGCAAATTTTCTGTGAAATCGCCCAAAGTTGTGTTGAGCAATGGCGTAGTCAAGGCCAAGTGTGGAGCATTTGGTTTAGCGGCTTGGAATATAGCCAGCCAGAATTGCTCGATTTGGCCGAGGTTTTGGATGAACCTAATCTTCAAGCATAG
- a CDS encoding twin-arginine translocation signal domain-containing protein: MNVSRRGFLKGVGGGIAVASFASMFGLHDVSAADYNAQAHDAKDTPLTIVSLAATAERLAITSYYNTIKGNPFGLSEAELLYLKYALSSELHHLEVVESFGGKALTDKFYVPAKFLSDFGVNTNTFMAAETAFTGAYLAATRRFAELGEPRIAATTAQHAATEAEHLAITRELGGYLPNPNTLPAPIYYNVSDAVPTLGPFLQGGAGFIGPVDYPGADAVRMLLGKDMALKVPPFTQVF, translated from the coding sequence ATGAATGTGTCACGACGCGGATTCTTGAAAGGTGTCGGCGGTGGAATTGCGGTCGCAAGTTTTGCATCAATGTTCGGTCTGCATGATGTTTCAGCAGCCGATTACAACGCTCAAGCCCATGATGCCAAAGATACGCCACTGACGATTGTGTCGTTAGCCGCTACTGCTGAACGTCTGGCAATCACCTCGTATTACAACACGATCAAGGGCAATCCATTCGGGCTATCCGAAGCAGAATTATTGTATTTGAAGTATGCGCTTAGCTCAGAATTGCATCACCTTGAGGTTGTCGAAAGCTTTGGCGGTAAAGCACTGACCGATAAGTTCTATGTTCCCGCCAAGTTCTTGAGCGATTTTGGGGTCAACACCAACACCTTTATGGCAGCAGAAACGGCCTTTACTGGAGCATATCTGGCCGCAACTCGGCGTTTTGCTGAGCTTGGCGAACCACGTATCGCCGCAACGACCGCCCAGCATGCCGCAACCGAAGCCGAACACTTGGCGATCACCCGTGAGCTTGGTGGCTATTTGCCAAATCCAAATACCTTGCCCGCCCCAATCTACTACAACGTTTCCGATGCAGTGCCAACGCTTGGGCCTTTCTTGCAAGGCGGCGCAGGCTTCATCGGTCCAGTCGATTACCCAGGTGCTGATGCTGTGCGCATGTTGCTTGGCAAAGACATGGCCCTCAAAGTCCCACCATTCACTCAAGTCTTCTAG
- a CDS encoding CHAD domain-containing protein: protein MEQEAKYRATQPIRPKQLEAINIAPFNLGERVTVEIRDSILDTASRQLDQQRYTLRIRRIDQQLWLTLKLPGKVKGAVHQRQEFEHEITPNVRDHPELWPSEIREPLQAVIGDEPLLPMLTVRNRRRLWRIERDGQEIAELALDRGSLVSGERSLPFHEIEIELKGVGTAADLAVLASIYTTQLPLEPETRSKSQRGMLLLNHAEHLEQLKQAVDRTPMESTNNLAEAGRSILAKHVLKLHKAWPIAVVGDDSEGVHQMRVATRRLRTILAILGETLYEPEIVAKLRRGLRQWASVLGAVRDADVFLGKLDDHRADLPEEEQAGYTPLIESISQQRDAARVELLSFLESRKASKFAQRLTDFVLTAGAGVREADTSEGRVERSLVRHWVGSTVWSHYERIRAYDVILNDAPVESLHRLRIEIKHLRYTLELFSAALAEEHESLLEQLVTAQDYLGDLQDAEVALAVVEQSLAENPENSALLAYQAAKQQEHDQLQLNAPKVLRSLFDLPFRRRLASILSKL, encoded by the coding sequence ATGGAACAAGAAGCCAAATACCGCGCAACGCAACCGATTCGCCCCAAACAACTTGAAGCCATTAATATCGCGCCGTTTAACCTTGGCGAGCGGGTAACCGTCGAAATTCGCGATAGCATTTTGGATACCGCCAGCCGCCAACTCGATCAGCAGCGCTATACCCTACGCATCCGTCGGATTGATCAACAATTATGGCTAACCTTGAAACTGCCGGGTAAAGTTAAAGGTGCTGTCCATCAACGCCAAGAATTTGAGCACGAAATTACGCCGAATGTGCGCGATCATCCTGAATTGTGGCCCAGCGAGATTCGCGAGCCGCTGCAGGCAGTAATCGGTGACGAGCCATTATTGCCAATGCTGACCGTGCGCAATCGACGACGGCTCTGGCGGATCGAGCGCGATGGCCAAGAGATTGCCGAATTGGCGCTTGATCGTGGCTCGTTGGTCAGTGGTGAGCGTTCGTTGCCATTCCATGAGATCGAAATTGAACTCAAAGGCGTGGGCACTGCTGCCGATCTAGCGGTGTTGGCTTCGATTTACACCACGCAACTGCCGCTGGAGCCAGAAACTCGCTCCAAGAGCCAGCGCGGAATGCTGCTCTTGAACCATGCCGAGCATCTCGAACAACTCAAACAAGCCGTTGATCGCACCCCGATGGAGTCAACCAACAATTTGGCCGAGGCAGGTCGCTCAATTTTGGCCAAACATGTGCTGAAATTACATAAAGCTTGGCCGATCGCGGTAGTTGGTGATGATTCCGAGGGTGTGCATCAGATGCGCGTGGCAACTCGGCGCTTGCGCACAATTTTGGCAATTTTGGGCGAAACCCTCTACGAACCAGAAATTGTGGCCAAATTGCGGCGGGGTTTGCGCCAATGGGCTAGCGTTTTGGGCGCGGTGCGCGATGCCGATGTGTTTTTGGGTAAACTCGACGATCATCGCGCCGACTTGCCTGAGGAAGAACAAGCAGGCTATACACCCTTGATCGAGTCGATCAGCCAGCAGCGTGATGCAGCACGGGTTGAATTATTGAGCTTTTTGGAAAGCCGCAAAGCCAGCAAATTTGCCCAGCGTTTGACCGATTTTGTGCTGACTGCGGGCGCTGGAGTGCGCGAAGCCGATACCAGCGAGGGCCGAGTCGAGCGTAGTTTGGTGCGCCATTGGGTTGGCAGCACGGTTTGGAGCCACTACGAGCGTATTCGCGCCTACGATGTGATCTTAAATGATGCACCAGTGGAGAGTTTGCACCGCCTGCGAATTGAAATTAAGCATCTGCGCTATACGCTTGAGCTATTTAGTGCAGCTTTGGCCGAAGAACATGAGTCGCTGCTTGAGCAATTAGTCACCGCTCAAGATTATCTGGGCGATTTGCAGGATGCCGAGGTAGCGTTGGCGGTAGTTGAACAAAGTTTAGCCGAAAACCCTGAAAACAGTGCACTCTTGGCCTATCAAGCTGCCAAGCAGCAAGAGCATGATCAGCTTCAGTTGAATGCGCCTAAAGTGCTGCGCTCGTTGTTTGATCTGCCCTTTCGGCGACGTTTGGCCTCGATTCTTTCAAAATTGTAG
- a CDS encoding glycoside hydrolase family 16 protein, translated as MDFTAAMPANPLEKPGYRLDFQDEFANEQLDQAKWLPYYLPQWSSRERSTPRYQLANQRLMLEIQADQAPWCPEFDGQTRCSSVQTGVFSGALGSPDGQHRFNRACVVRELQDSVRTYTPQYGYFEMRAKATIGPNNVVALWMIGFEDQPEYSGELAIMEIKGWNIGAEGLKLGYGIHPWGDSQLTDEFFEDEVAIKVSDYHIYAAEWTPSHIDIYLDKRKLRTIQQSPNYPMQFMLGIYDLPQRQPSTAQYPQQFEIDYVRGYQRVS; from the coding sequence ATGGATTTCACTGCTGCAATGCCCGCCAACCCGCTCGAAAAACCTGGCTACCGCCTAGATTTTCAGGATGAATTTGCTAACGAGCAGCTTGATCAAGCCAAGTGGCTGCCCTATTATCTGCCGCAATGGAGTTCGCGTGAACGCTCAACTCCCCGTTATCAGCTTGCCAACCAGCGCCTGATGCTCGAAATTCAAGCTGATCAAGCGCCGTGGTGTCCCGAATTCGATGGACAAACTCGCTGCTCTTCGGTGCAAACGGGAGTATTTAGCGGAGCATTGGGCAGCCCAGATGGGCAACATCGTTTTAACCGAGCTTGTGTGGTGCGCGAATTGCAAGATTCAGTTCGCACCTATACTCCGCAGTATGGCTATTTTGAAATGCGAGCCAAAGCCACAATTGGCCCAAATAATGTCGTCGCCTTGTGGATGATTGGCTTTGAAGATCAGCCCGAATATTCCGGTGAGCTGGCAATTATGGAGATTAAAGGCTGGAATATTGGCGCTGAGGGCTTGAAATTAGGTTATGGAATACATCCTTGGGGCGATTCGCAGCTAACTGACGAGTTTTTTGAGGATGAAGTGGCGATCAAGGTGAGCGATTATCATATTTATGCCGCCGAATGGACACCCAGCCACATCGATATTTATCTTGATAAGCGTAAATTGCGCACAATTCAGCAATCGCCCAACTATCCAATGCAATTTATGCTGGGTATCTACGATTTGCCGCAGCGCCAACCAAGCACCGCTCAGTATCCGCAGCAATTCGAAATTGATTATGTGCGTGGCTATCAGCGAGTAAGCTAG